The Syntrophorhabdaceae bacterium genome segment GAATCTGGGGATACAGTCAGGAGGAGTTGCTCTCTAGACCTTTCGGGGAATTCATCCACCCCGATGACCGGGACATGGTTGTGAACCGATCATTGCGGCGGGCCCAAGGAGAGGAGATCCCGGAGCGTTATGCTCACAGGGTATTGACTAAGGACGGAAAAACCAGGTGGATAGAAATTGATTCCGGTCCAATTTCATGGAAAGGCAGGCCCGCGGTACAGGTCTTCGCGACCGATATTACTGAACGCAAGCAGATGGAAGAGGAACTCAAGGAAAGTCACGAGTGGTATCGTAATCTAGTGGAGGAAAGTTTTCATGGCATGTTTGTCCAACAGGGTTCAAAGATCATTTTCGCCAACTCACGACTCCACGAGATGTTGGGTTATTCTCCTCAGGAAGTGCAGGGGCTGGATCACTGGCTAATATATCATCCGGATTACCGGGCAGTAACAAGCCAGAGAGCCATTGCCCGCATGCGAGGCGAGGAGGTTGTCTCACCGTACGAGGTCAAATTGCAGCGAAAAGACGGTACGTTCTTCGACGGTGAGATCACCGCCCGAGCAATGACAGTGAGAGGCGAGCCGGGTGTGCAGGTATGGCTGAGAGATGTCTCAGGTCGAAAGCGCTCGGAACTTGCTCGTCGGCGTCTGGCTACAGCAGTGGAACAGGCGGAGGAGACAATAGTGATCACTGATCCCTCTGGGTCAATCCAGTACGTAAACCCTGCGTTCGAAAAGATCACCGGATATACCAAGAATGAAGTGCTCGGTAGGAACCCGAGCATTCTGAAAAGTGGTGAACAGGAAGAGGGATTCTACAGAGACCTCTGGAATAGTATCACGCACGGCAAGGTTTGGAGGGGACGTTTTATCAACAGGAGAAAGGATGGAAAGCTTTACACGGAGGACGCTACAATTTCTCCGGTCCGAGATAGAGCCGGAAGGATTGTGAATTTCGTGGCCGTGAAGCGGGATGTTACTGATGAGCTGGCAGTTCAACAGCAGCTCCTCCAGGCCCAGAAGATGGAGGCAGTGGGGACGCTAGCGGGCGGTATCGCCCATGATTTTAATAACCTTCTCCAGGTTACCCTCGGGTACTCAGAACTCTTACTCAACGAGAAAAGCCCGAATGATGCCGAATATGAAGACCTTCACAAGATCCATCATGCATCTCAAAGCGGGGCCGAATTGGTACAAAAGCTTCTCGCGTTTGGTAGAAAGGCTGATTCCAAGCCCGTTCCTTTGGACATTAACAGGCAAGTAAAGGGAGTGGAAGAACTCCTGCGGCGCACCATTCCACGAATGATAGACATTCGGCTTGAACTGGCAGAGGACTTGGAGAGGGTGAACGCAGATCCGGGTCAGGTTGACCAGGTAATCATGAACCTTGTGGTGAATGCGATGGATGCCATGGGCGAGACAGGGTCCCTCACTATCAGTACCGAAAACGTGATACTCGACGAAGATTACTGCCGACTGCACCTGGAAGCCAAACCAGGCTCCTATGTTTTGCTTTGTGTTTCTGATACCGGCCAGGGAATGGACAAGGAAACTTTAGGACATATCTTCGAGCCATTTTTTACTACCAAGGA includes the following:
- a CDS encoding PAS domain S-box protein, whose amino-acid sequence is GLTEERKIKWVNRAWEEMFGFESQQYMDQDASIVYPSQAQYERVGKEMYPDLSLGLVTQTDATFIRQDGSIFDGHIRMKALDPFNPSRGTIAAITDITERKQAEEALSRSEKSFRAIFENQHVVMLLIDPETGKIEDCSPAACAFYGYSREELVKKKITEINTLPQEKISELLQKAKQQQQRFFDFRHRLAGGEVRDVEVYTGPVAFGGRTVLFSIVIDVTDRRQVQEALRESEEKYRVLVEKAHEAILVAQDGYHRFVNPAAARIWGYSQEELLSRPFGEFIHPDDRDMVVNRSLRRAQGEEIPERYAHRVLTKDGKTRWIEIDSGPISWKGRPAVQVFATDITERKQMEEELKESHEWYRNLVEESFHGMFVQQGSKIIFANSRLHEMLGYSPQEVQGLDHWLIYHPDYRAVTSQRAIARMRGEEVVSPYEVKLQRKDGTFFDGEITARAMTVRGEPGVQVWLRDVSGRKRSELARRRLATAVEQAEETIVITDPSGSIQYVNPAFEKITGYTKNEVLGRNPSILKSGEQEEGFYRDLWNSITHGKVWRGRFINRRKDGKLYTEDATISPVRDRAGRIVNFVAVKRDVTDELAVQQQLLQAQKMEAVGTLAGGIAHDFNNLLQVTLGYSELLLNEKSPNDAEYEDLHKIHHASQSGAELVQKLLAFGRKADSKPVPLDINRQVKGVEELLRRTIPRMIDIRLELAEDLERVNADPGQVDQVIMNLVVNAMDAMGETGSLTISTENVILDEDYCRLHLEAKPGSYVLLCVSDTGQGMDKETLGHIFEPFFTTKELGRGTGLGLATVYGIIKQHGGHIICYSETGRGTTFKVYFPAIENQEEQRVQDSDFVPAFGIETILLVDDEEFVRELGVRILGKAGYQVLVAGNGREALDLLKKERTHISLVVLDLIMPEMGGRECLRELQKIDPQVKVLVASGYSADASVKEMLHMGAKGFVNKPFRIKELLRDVRRILDED